A portion of the Colius striatus isolate bColStr4 chromosome 1, bColStr4.1.hap1, whole genome shotgun sequence genome contains these proteins:
- the PTMS gene encoding parathymosin, translating into MSEKRVEEAPAELTAKEMKEKKEKIEEKTAHKEKKKEIVEDEENGAEEDEEENPDDVDEEEGGDEDEEGDENGQEQDGHAEKRSAEEEEDEVDPKRQKTENGSSA; encoded by the exons ATGTCGGAAAAACGCGTCGAGGAGGCGCCGGCGGAGCTGACCGCTAAG gaaatgaaagaaaagaaggaaaaaattgaGGAGAAAACAGCccacaaagaaaagaagaaggagatAGTAGAG GATGAGGAAAATGGAGCtgaagaggatgaggaagagaatCCTGACGACGTGGATGAAGAAGAAGGTGGTGATGAGGATGAAG AGGGAGACGAGAATGGGCAAGAACAGGATGGCCATGCAGAAAAACggtctgcagaagaggaagag GATGAAGTGGATCCAAAgagacagaagacagaaaacgGGTCTTCAGCTTGA
- the LAG3 gene encoding lymphocyte activation gene 3 protein, whose translation MRQVSLVPFLTFALLALNAGHILSGAAEGEGKELKVWASAGSSAVLPCHLSPRKLWKSWKQLPDKTSVQWKRHGGSGHQDSHMVLEVGYSGLRKTALPMRPRVSVQDSALRNGNFSLRIDPVRSEDAGLYEARVAYNTEVQSCQVELGVITVTLSPPGPVVENEPLVLSCNSSHRASLVETCWFHNGRLVPTSRTSCSSHGALSLFRPAMSDAGSWRCQLRYSDNEIISATYNLQILGFDGPTNPVVYAAAGSAADLPCMLSHPPSAFGINMVTVHWSRLAGGYPQDWSVSQNCSSRSSPLPLPEVGLGDAGQYRCAVSVGSKTISTDVTLSVVTVTPSIQGPVSEGSHLLLLCSLTHSRGHERLQWKHLSSAPTNSRLAVATSHNLEGHWSQTAATLEIAQVSQKDVGIWECSVYGPEGRLGAVQYELQVTGAQVSSPPTIFSGQVTFGLTLTLFLVLMVCVLALALQKRRRPPAFPALEGMVAVTLPMKKEMEENQKEKVQQTEC comes from the exons ATGAGGCAGGTGTCCCTGGTGCCGTTCCTCACCTTCGCTCTGCTGGCTCTCAACG CTGGCCACATCCTATCGGGAGCAGCAGAGGGGGAAGGCAAGGAGCTGAAAGTGTGGGCGAGTGCAGGAAGttcagctgtgctgccatgTCACCTAAGCCCCAGAAAGCTGTGGAAGAGCTGGAAGCAGCTGCCTGACAAGACATCTGTGCAGTGGAAGCGGCATGGGGGAAG TGGCCACCAGGACTCACACatggtgctggaggtgggctacTCGGGTCTCCGGAAGACAGCGCTGCCCATGAGGCCCCGGGTGTCGGTCCAGGACTCTGCCTTACGCAATGGCAACTTCTCCCTGCGAATTGACCCGGTCCGGAGCGAGGACGCGGGGCTGTATGAGGCACGCGTGGCATACAACACAGAGGTCCAGAGCTGCCAGGTGGAGTTGGGGGTAATTACAG TAACCCTGAGTCCACCCGGCCCTGTGGTAGAAAACGAGCCACTGGTGTTGAGCTGCAACTCTAGCCACAGGGCCAGCCTCGTGGAGACGTGCTGGTTCCACAATGGGCGCCTGGTCCCCACCTCCAGGACCTCCTGCTCCTCGCATGGGGCTCTCTCTCTTTTCCGGCCAGCCATGAGTGATGCAGGCTCCTGGCGCTGTCAGCTCAGATACTCTGACAATGAGATCATTTCTGCCACATACAATCTACAAATTCTAG GTTTTGATGGCCCAACGAATCCTGTGGTCTATGCTGCAGCCGGCTCTGCGGCTGACCTACCATGTATGCTGAGCCACCCTCCCAGCGCCTTTGGGATCAACATGGTGACAGTCCACTGGAGCCGTCTGGCAGGAGGGTACCCGCAAGACTGGAGTGTTTCccagaactgcagcagcagaagctcccCACTTCCTCTCCCTGAGGTGGGGCTGGGTGATGCAGGACAGTACCGCTGTGCTGTCTCTGTTGGCAGCAAGACAATCAGCACAGACGTGACCTTGTCGGTGGTTACAG tCACTCCAAGCATCCAAGGGCCAGTTTCAGAGGGGTCTCAtttgctgctcctctgcagtcTCACACACTCCCGGGGACATGAACGTTTGCAGTGGAAGCATCTCAGCTCAGCCCCCACCAACAGCAGACTGGCTGTAGCCACCTCCCATAACCTGGAAGGCCACTGGTCCCAGACAGCCGCTACCTTGGAAATAGCCCAAGTGTCACAAAAGGATGTGGGCATATGGGAGTGCAGTGTATATGGCCCAGAAGGGAGGCTGGGAGCAGTGCAGTATGAGCTGCAGGTCACAG GTGCCCAGGTCTCCAGCCCTCCCACCATCTTCAGTGGGCAGGTTACTTTTGGGCTCACACTCACCCTCTTCCTCGTGCTTATGGTCTGTGTTCTGGCTTTGGCCCTACAAAAAAGG agACGGCCTCCTGCCTTCCCAGCGCTGGAAGGGATGGTTGCAGTCACTCTGCCAATGAAGAAAGAGATGgaggaaaaccagaaagagaAGGTCCAGCAAACCGAGTGCTGA